One Bacteroidia bacterium DNA window includes the following coding sequences:
- a CDS encoding transglycosylase domain-containing protein, with protein MNITKKKIKIALTILLCTLFVIILTALIFKQNIFNHFLNSKIESFNKNHNGTISIENSKLSGITNIEFKNINIFPLNGDTLIKIDSINADLKFWDIIFGDVNFNSLNITNIRINVILADSTDNFSFLLKNNSADSTDTVPDKDVNYYKRSNLIFNALFGHIPYSMSIKNLNIFYKHENDSLNANTIDISYKENSFKTRVHLNDGKYKSEIRIVGKIIPDTRTAAIKVNQVGKSNKIIAGLMNSYKTDLSFDTAFFSFIQTTEGGYVNLLGKSYISNFKINQPSISKTDVKFDDLKFDFNLRIGENYFQLDSSSTVYINTLSFNPFINYTIAPTKQLTLKIHKPFFPSQQLFESLPEGLFHTLYGIKTKGELAYNLDFFVDFSIPDSLKFSSELLKKYFGIQQFGNVNYSMMQNEFSHTAFEKGEPVKTFMVGFSNPDFTPLNLVSPFMRDAILCTEDGAFFYHRGFIMESIQQSIAEDIKRKKFARGGSTISMQLVKNVFLNRNKTIARKIEEIIIVWLIENQGLCTKERMYEVYLNIIEWGPGIYGITDASRFYFNKKPADLSLSEAIYLASIIPKPKYFKYSFDANGGLNSSVKEFIIAIANKMLNKKMITDSELQNINPDITISGEAKSYIVPADSMQTFEQLELNFPK; from the coding sequence ATGAATATTACTAAAAAGAAGATTAAAATAGCTCTAACTATTTTATTGTGTACGTTGTTTGTAATTATTTTAACAGCATTAATATTTAAGCAAAATATATTCAATCATTTCTTAAACTCAAAAATAGAGTCGTTCAATAAAAATCATAATGGCACTATTTCAATTGAGAATTCAAAGTTAAGTGGTATTACAAACATTGAGTTTAAAAATATAAATATTTTTCCTTTGAATGGAGACACATTAATTAAAATTGATAGTATTAATGCTGATTTAAAATTTTGGGATATTATTTTTGGAGATGTTAATTTCAATTCACTTAATATAACAAATATCAGAATAAATGTTATTCTTGCTGACAGTACAGATAATTTCAGCTTTTTGTTAAAAAATAATTCAGCTGATTCAACTGATACAGTCCCTGATAAAGATGTAAATTATTACAAACGCAGTAATTTAATATTCAATGCATTATTTGGGCACATTCCATATTCCATGTCAATAAAGAATCTGAATATCTTTTACAAACATGAAAATGATTCCTTAAATGCTAACACTATAGATATTTCTTACAAAGAAAATAGTTTCAAAACAAGAGTTCATCTAAATGATGGTAAATACAAGTCTGAAATCAGAATTGTAGGAAAAATAATTCCAGACACAAGAACTGCAGCAATAAAGGTAAATCAAGTAGGTAAATCAAATAAAATAATTGCCGGATTAATGAATTCTTATAAAACTGATTTAAGTTTTGATACTGCCTTTTTCAGTTTTATTCAAACTACAGAAGGAGGTTATGTTAATCTACTTGGAAAATCTTATATAAGTAATTTTAAAATAAACCAACCTTCAATCTCAAAAACAGATGTAAAATTTGATGATCTTAAATTTGATTTCAATTTAAGAATAGGTGAAAACTATTTTCAACTCGACAGTAGTTCTACTGTATATATTAATACTTTGTCATTTAATCCATTTATCAATTATACCATAGCTCCTACAAAACAACTTACACTAAAAATTCACAAGCCATTTTTTCCATCACAGCAATTATTTGAATCATTACCAGAAGGGCTATTTCACACTTTATATGGAATAAAAACTAAAGGAGAATTAGCATATAACCTTGATTTTTTTGTTGATTTTTCTATACCTGATTCATTGAAATTCTCATCAGAGTTATTAAAGAAATATTTTGGAATTCAACAATTCGGAAATGTAAATTACTCTATGATGCAAAATGAGTTTTCGCATACAGCATTTGAAAAAGGTGAACCTGTAAAAACATTTATGGTTGGATTCAGTAATCCTGATTTTACACCACTAAATCTTGTTTCGCCTTTTATGAGGGATGCCATTTTATGTACAGAAGACGGAGCATTTTTTTACCATCGTGGATTTATAATGGAATCTATTCAACAATCAATTGCCGAAGATATAAAACGTAAAAAATTTGCCAGAGGTGGAAGTACAATTTCAATGCAACTTGTTAAAAATGTTTTCCTAAATAGGAATAAAACAATTGCAAGAAAAATTGAAGAAATTATTATTGTATGGTTAATAGAAAATCAAGGACTTTGCACTAAAGAAAGAATGTATGAAGTTTATCTTAACATTATAGAATGGGGTCCAGGTATATATGGAATTACAGATGCATCAAGATTTTACTTTAATAAAAAACCGGCAGATTTATCTCTTTCTGAAGCAATTTATCTTGCCTCAATAATACCAAAGCCAAAATATTTTAAGTATAGTTTTGATGCTAACGGTGGGTTAAATTCATCGGTAAAAGAATTTATCATTGCTATTGCTAACAAAATGTTGAATAAGAAAATGATTACTGATTCTGAGTTACAAAATATTAATCCTGATATTACAATATCCGGTGAAGCGAAGTCTTATATTGTTCCTGCTGACTCAATGCAAACTTTCGAACAATTAGAGCTGAATTTCCCAAAATAA
- the rfaD gene encoding ADP-glyceromanno-heptose 6-epimerase translates to MIVVTGAAGFIGSVLVSRLNKENFKDIILVDDFSKTEKASNIENKIFTAKVDRKDFFAWLNDNHKFVQFIFHIGARTDTTEFDKSIFDELNFNYSQKVWKACVEFGLPLIYASSAATYGEGELGYNDDESLIPQLKPLNPYGESKNNFDIWALQQSEKPYFWTGLKFFNVFGPNEYHKARMASVVFHAFNQIKATGKMKLFRSHKEGFGDGEQKRDFIYVKDLIDVLYFLMHHRKNSGIYNLGTGYARTFNDLVLATYSAMNIKPDISFIDTPIDIRDKYQYFTEAKMDKLINIGYNKSFTSLEDAVNDYVKNYLSTNSRL, encoded by the coding sequence ATGATAGTAGTTACAGGTGCAGCAGGTTTTATTGGAAGCGTATTAGTTTCGCGACTTAATAAAGAAAATTTTAAAGATATTATTCTTGTTGATGATTTTTCGAAAACTGAAAAAGCATCAAATATTGAAAATAAAATTTTCACAGCTAAAGTAGATCGAAAAGATTTTTTTGCATGGTTAAATGACAATCATAAATTTGTTCAATTTATTTTCCACATAGGCGCAAGAACCGACACTACTGAATTTGACAAATCAATTTTTGATGAATTAAATTTTAATTATTCACAAAAAGTTTGGAAAGCTTGTGTTGAATTTGGCTTACCATTAATTTATGCATCTTCTGCTGCTACATATGGAGAAGGCGAACTTGGATACAATGATGACGAGTCATTAATTCCACAATTAAAACCTTTAAATCCATATGGTGAATCGAAAAACAATTTTGATATCTGGGCATTACAACAAAGTGAAAAACCGTATTTCTGGACAGGTCTTAAATTCTTTAATGTTTTTGGTCCGAATGAATATCATAAAGCAAGAATGGCATCTGTAGTATTTCACGCATTCAATCAGATTAAAGCAACAGGAAAAATGAAATTATTCCGTTCACATAAAGAAGGCTTTGGTGACGGAGAACAAAAAAGGGATTTTATTTATGTTAAAGATTTAATAGATGTATTATATTTTTTAATGCACCACAGAAAAAATTCCGGTATTTATAACTTAGGTACAGGATATGCAAGAACTTTTAATGATTTAGTATTAGCTACATATTCTGCAATGAATATTAAACCAGACATCTCATTTATTGATACCCCAATTGATATTCGTGACAAATACCAGTATTTTACAGAAGCTAAAATGGACAAATTAATTAACATAGGATACAATAAATCTTTTACTTCACTTGAAGATGCTGTTAATGATTATGTAAAAAACTATCTCTCTACTAATTCCAGATTATAA
- the aspS gene encoding aspartate--tRNA ligase, giving the protein MYRTHTCGELNIKNIGNVVTLSGWVQRIRDKGAMMWIDLRDRYGITQLVFERENIDAELLEKVKSLGREFVIQVTGEVIERESKNPKMETGEIELKVQTLKILNKSITPPFTIEDESDGGDEIRMKYRYLDLRRTPIKNNIELRHNMGVETRNYLNSHKFFEIETPFLIKSTPEGARDFVVPSRMNQGQFYALPQSPQTFKQLLMVAGYDRYFQIVRCFRDEDLRADRQPEFTQIDCEMAFVEQEDILNMFEGLTKHLFKNVKGIDIHEFPRMSYDFAMKNYGCDKPDLRFKMTFVELNDVVKGKEFKVFDDAELVVGICAKGCAEYTRKQLDELTDFVKRPQIGATGLVYARYNTDGTLKSSVDKFYNEEELKKWAVKFNAEPGDLILILAGKEEKTQKALSELRLEMGNRLGLRKPDVYCPLWVCDFPLLEWDEETQRYYAKHHPFTSPKPEDIHLLEKEAGKVRANAYDLVINGVEVGGGSIRIYDRDLQKQMFGILGFTDEEAQKQFGFLMNAFEYGAPPHGGIAFGFDRICSLFGGSESIRDFIAFPKNNSGRDVMIDSPSEISELQFKELGIELKK; this is encoded by the coding sequence ATGTACAGAACTCATACTTGCGGAGAACTTAATATCAAGAATATAGGTAATGTTGTGACTTTAAGCGGCTGGGTGCAGCGTATACGCGATAAAGGTGCAATGATGTGGATTGATTTGCGAGACAGATATGGAATTACACAATTAGTTTTTGAACGCGAAAATATAGATGCTGAATTACTCGAAAAGGTAAAATCTCTTGGTCGTGAGTTTGTTATTCAGGTTACGGGTGAAGTAATAGAGCGCGAGTCAAAGAATCCTAAAATGGAAACTGGAGAAATTGAATTAAAAGTTCAGACATTAAAAATTCTAAATAAATCAATAACACCTCCATTTACAATTGAGGATGAAAGCGATGGTGGTGATGAAATAAGAATGAAATACCGTTATCTGGATTTAAGAAGAACTCCAATTAAAAATAATATTGAGTTACGTCACAATATGGGAGTAGAGACAAGAAATTATCTAAATTCTCATAAATTTTTTGAAATAGAAACTCCTTTTTTAATTAAGTCAACACCTGAAGGAGCGCGCGATTTTGTTGTTCCATCAAGAATGAATCAGGGGCAGTTTTATGCATTACCTCAATCACCACAAACATTTAAGCAATTGCTTATGGTTGCTGGATACGATAGATATTTTCAAATTGTTAGATGTTTCAGAGATGAAGATTTAAGAGCCGATCGTCAGCCGGAGTTTACTCAGATTGATTGCGAGATGGCTTTTGTTGAGCAGGAAGATATTTTAAATATGTTTGAAGGTTTAACAAAGCACCTTTTCAAAAATGTAAAGGGAATTGACATACATGAATTCCCTCGTATGAGCTATGATTTTGCTATGAAAAATTATGGTTGCGATAAACCAGATTTGCGTTTTAAAATGACTTTTGTTGAATTAAACGACGTAGTAAAAGGTAAAGAATTTAAAGTTTTTGACGATGCCGAACTAGTTGTTGGTATTTGTGCTAAGGGTTGTGCCGAATATACCCGAAAACAATTAGATGAGTTAACTGATTTTGTGAAACGTCCGCAAATTGGCGCTACAGGCTTGGTTTACGCAAGATACAATACAGATGGTACTTTAAAATCATCAGTAGATAAATTTTATAACGAAGAAGAATTAAAAAAATGGGCTGTAAAATTTAATGCAGAACCTGGTGATTTAATTTTAATTCTTGCAGGAAAAGAAGAAAAAACTCAGAAAGCATTATCTGAGCTTCGTTTAGAGATGGGCAACAGACTTGGTTTGCGTAAACCAGATGTTTATTGTCCTCTGTGGGTTTGCGATTTTCCTTTATTGGAATGGGATGAAGAAACTCAAAGATATTATGCAAAACACCATCCGTTTACTTCTCCAAAACCAGAAGATATTCATTTATTAGAAAAAGAAGCCGGTAAAGTACGCGCCAATGCTTACGATCTTGTTATAAACGGTGTTGAAGTAGGAGGTGGGTCAATAAGGATTTACGATAGAGATTTACAAAAACAAATGTTCGGAATACTTGGATTTACTGATGAAGAGGCTCAGAAACAATTTGGATTTTTAATGAATGCTTTCGAATATGGGGCTCCACCTCATGGCGGTATCGCATTTGGTTTCGATAGAATTTGCTCGTTGTTTGGAGGTAGTGAATCTATCCGTGATTTTATTGCATTTCCAAAAAATAACTCAGGAAGAGATGTCATGATTGATTCACCATCTGAAATAAGTGAACTACAGTTTAAAGAATTGGGAATTGAATTAAAAAAATAA